GCGGCAGCCGTGACATCCAAGCCGTCCGCACGAGCGGATCAGGCAACATTTTGGTCGAAGTCGACACAGGCCAAGACGCGCTGACCATCTCCTCGGGTGGTGGCGGTGTCGGCACTGCGTTGGTGCAGTACGACGGTATCGACAACGACATCACATTGGATGCCGTTGGCTTGGGTGGCGTTTCGCTGTCAGGTGAGTTGCCGTTGGATCCGCTGGATCCCTCGGGGACGCAGCGTGCGTATCCAGGTGCTGGATTGTTCGTACGGACGCGTGCGGCGGATGCGGGGGAAGAATTGACGATTCGCGTCTACACCGATGCGACCAATTATTCCGAAACCGTGGTGCCAGTCCCGGTGGACGCCACCAGCTTTCTAGAGACCTTTGTTCGATTTGATTCGTTCACGGTAGCCAGCGGAACGGGAGCCGATTTCCGCAATGTCGGTGCGATCGAAGCATTGAGCAACTTGACCGGTGACAACGACATTCGAGTTTCGATCGTCGAAGCCCTGCGTCCCGATGCACAAGTGACCAATCTGGCGAACATTCAGCCGCTCGCACTTGCCGGAGAAATCTTTGTCGATAACGGTACGGCCCCTGACCAGAACAACGGAGTTCGCGATGCAAGCGAGCCGCTGGTAACCAATCCGATCACGGTCGAATTGTACCAAGAAGGCCAAACAGCGGGCACCGATACTCCTGTGGCAACGACCGTCACGTCCAGCGGCGCCTATTCGTTTGCCAATATCGTTCCCGGCAACTACTTTGTCGTAATTCCACAATCGATGTTTGATGCAGGCGGCCCGTTGGTCGGGTTCGCTTCGAGCACGGGGAACGATCCCGCAGCCGACCCCGACGACGACGTTGATTCCGATGACAATGGAACCGGCGTTACAGGTGCTGGCATCGCGAGCGGCGTCATCACGCTTGCCAGTGGAACCGAACCGACCAATGACGGTGACGATGCCAACACAAACTCGACTCTCGACTTTGGTGTCGTTCCGCAGATTGATCTCGATATCAGCAAAACACTCGAAGGGGCTCCGCCGTCGAATGTCACCGCGGGCAGCACCGCGGTCTTTGACATTGTTGTTACCAATAACGGACCTTTAACCGCGACCGATGTTCGCGTTCAAGACGTCATTCCAAGCGGTTTGACTTTTGTGCGGACGCAAAACGGTCCCGCGGGCATGTCACAAAATGTCAACGGATCGAGCCTCGAAGTCATTTTGGGAACAATCCCTGCCAGCGGCCAGCTTTCCTTTCAAGTCGTGACGACGGTGGACGTGGATGGATTGACCAACATCACCAACACCGCGACGGTTACGGGAGCGGAATTCGATTTTGACACCTCCAACAACAGCAGCGATGCGGATGTCATTGTCGATCCTGACTTTGATATCGTCGTGGACAAAACGGTCGACAACGCAACCGTCCAGCCCACCGACACGGTGACGTATACCGTAACCCTGACCAACGACGGTCCTAGTTCGGCCGACGGGGTGGTGCTTAGCGACATCGTTCCGACGGGATTGACGTTTGTCAGCGGTACGATGAATGGCAACGCTGCAACGCTCAGCGGTTCCACCGTGACCTTCCCTGCAATCACTGTCGGCGCCGGTGCGGCCAATGCCGTGACCGCGACCTTGGTGTTCACCGTCGATGCGTTGGCCGTCGGCCAAATCACGAACACCGCCAGCGTGCCGGACATGTCGGCGGATGGTGAAAACGACATCTCCAACAACTCGGATGATGCCGTGATCACGGTGACTCCGGACTTTGACATCGTGGTCGACAAGACCGCAGATGTGACCACGGTGCGTCCAGGCGACACGGTGGTCTATACGGTCACGCTGACCAATGACGGCCCCAGCACTGCCGACGACGTCGTTCTGACCGACGTGATTCCTAGTGGCTTGACGCTGGTTTCGGCAGTCATGAATGGCACCAATGGAACCGTCACCGGCAGCAACATCACATTCCCAGGCGTCTCGATCGCCAGCGGAGTCGCCAACGCGGTCACTGCGACGTTGACGTTCACGGTCGATTCAGACGCCAGCGGTACGATCGATAATACCGCGAGTGTACCGGACATGTCGGCCGATGGTGAAAATGACATCACCAACAACTCGGACGACGCATCCATCACCGTCATGCCGGTTTTCGACATCGTCGTGGACAAGACGGCTGACGTCACCAATGCTCAGCCCAACGACACGGTCACCTATACCGTGACGTTGACCAACAATGGGCCAAGCACCGCGACGAACGTTGTTCTTAGCGATGCGGTGCCTGCGGGATTGACGTTCGTCAGCGGCACGCTCAACGGTCAAGCCGGAACGCTGAACGGAAGCACCGTCTCGTTCCCTGCGGTTTCGATCGACAATGGAACAGCGAATGCGCTTACGGCGACGCTGACCTTCACGGTCAACTCCGACGCAACAGGACAAATCGTCAACACGGCGAGTGTTCCTGATATGTCCGCCGATGGCGAAAGCGACGTCACCAACAACTCGGACAACGCCACGTTAACCATCGATCCGGACTTTGACGTGGTTGTCGACAAGACCGTCGATAACGCAACGCCCAGGCCAAATGAAACCATCGTCTACACCGTAACATTGACCAACGAAGGCCCAAGTGCGGCCACCAACGTCGTGCTGACCGATGTTGTCCCGACGGGATTGACGTTCGTCAGCGGAACGCTCGATGGGGTCGCGGGAACGCTTTCCAACGGGATCGTGACGTTCCCTGGTGTTTCCATCGACAGCGGAACTGCCAATGCCAAGGTCGCCACGTTGACCTTCACGGTAAACGCGGGAGCGACTGGCCAAATCACCAACACCGCAAGTGTTCCGGATATGGCTGCAGCAGGTGAAAACGACATCACCAATAACTCGGATACTGCCGCTGTCACGGTTCAACCCGATTTCGACATCATCGTCGACAAAACGGTCAACAATGCCACCCCGGCACCGGGCAGCACGGTGACGTACACGGTTACCGTGACCAACGAAGGACCGAGCCTCGCTAGCGACGTCGTGCTCAGTGACGCGGTCCCGACCGGATTGACCTTCGTCAGCGGCACGATGAACGGCCAAGCTGCGACGTTGACTGGATCGAACATCACCTTCCCAGCGATGGACGTGCTCGCCGGGACTGGCAACGCGTTGACAGCGACGTTGACGTTTACGGTCAATGGAACCGCCAGCGGCCAGATCGTGAATACCGCTCAAGTGCCCGATCTGTCGGCCGACGGTGAGAACGACGTCACGAACAACAGCGACGACGCCGTGATCACGGTCACTCCGGTTGCCGATATCGTCGTGACCAAGACGGTGGACAAGGCCAACGCCGAAATCGGAGATTCGCTTCAATACACGATCACGGTAACCAATAATGGCCCGTCGCCTGCGGCATCGGTACAAGCCGTCGACACGCTGCCGGCGGGAGTCACCTTTGTCAGTGGCACCGGCCCCAATAACACCACGTTGTCCGCTACCAATGGGGTGGTGACCGTGAACGGTGGTACGCTTGCATCGGGAGCCAGTTTCAGCTTCACGATCAATGCGACGGTGAATACAGGCGTCACTGCGGACCAAGTCAACACGGTCACAGTCAGCTCGTCGACAAGTGATTCGAATACAGCCAACAACACCGCAACCGCCACCACCGACGTTGATCCGGCGACATCGCGAATCGACGGGTTCGTGTTTGTCGATGCGAACAACAACAACGTCTTTGATGCGGGCGAAACACCCGTCCAAGGGGTGCAGATCCAATTGACTGGAACCGACGCGTTTGGCAACACCGTCAATTTGACGGACACAACCGACGCCAACGGACAGTACTCGTTTGAGAATTTGTTAGCGGGGTCGGCGTATCGTTTGCAACGAATTGATCGTCCATCGAACTTGCGAGATGGTGGCGAGCAAGCCGGAACCAACGCCACGTCGACGATCAATGACGTCGACAATGTGTTTGCATCGCTGGGATTAGATGAGCAGACATCGGCCGAAGACTTTAACTTTGGCTTGTTAACCGCCGCACTTTCAAAGCGGGACTTCTTGGCATCGTCTTAATCAAGTCTGCGTCACGCGAGTGGCTTGACGAATCGTCTTTGAACCATCGGGAGCCGGTGTTTTCGGTTCAAGACGATCGCCAGCAAAGCCGCTGACTCGCCCGGCGCAGTCATGATCAAAGCGTTAAGAAGTTTAATGCTCGGCCTTCGGGGGGAGGCCGAGCATTTTTTATGCGCGTGCAGCGTAGCGGAAGTCGCGGGCGGCTTGTTGTTTTAGTCGTACGATGGACTTCCGAGTCCGTCGAATACGTCATCGACGGACTAGAAAGTCCATCCTGCACCCCTCGCCGAAGGAAACTTCATTAAATCAACAAGCCGTCAACGACTTTCGTTCGATTAACGAATGACCACGAAGCTCTTGACGGCTTGTTGATTTAATGAGCCGCGACGCGTCAGCGGCCGGGTCCCACGCGTTACCCGGTGTCTCACGGCCCACGGCTCACCATTTCGATTTGCAATTGGATTAATTCAACAAGCCGTTGACGAGTTTCGTTCGATTAACGTATGCCCCCCCGAAACTCTTGACGAGTTTCGCTACGAAAGGCTTTTCCAGGGTTGGCCAAAACGGCGAACTGCAATTTAGCTGCGGCG
The nucleotide sequence above comes from Novipirellula caenicola. Encoded proteins:
- a CDS encoding beta strand repeat-containing protein, with the translated sequence MMVFERLINRLGRKSKNVTRKKSNRRLLLEHLARRELMASDLGAISGIAFTDADGNGQLDVGEVRLEDVQVQLFRDSGTGNTGTLVTTGANADPLVSTDITDNSTPAGVGQPVKVPGEFRFEGLSPGDYFVVQSAVPGQTAPDPVLITISDTDDDGIRTQLIDDFATTAVSVLANATNPTNTDSTNASEAIGGSRDIQAVRTSGSGNILVEVDTGQDALTISSGGGGVGTALVQYDGIDNDITLDAVGLGGVSLSGELPLDPLDPSGTQRAYPGAGLFVRTRAADAGEELTIRVYTDATNYSETVVPVPVDATSFLETFVRFDSFTVASGTGADFRNVGAIEALSNLTGDNDIRVSIVEALRPDAQVTNLANIQPLALAGEIFVDNGTAPDQNNGVRDASEPLVTNPITVELYQEGQTAGTDTPVATTVTSSGAYSFANIVPGNYFVVIPQSMFDAGGPLVGFASSTGNDPAADPDDDVDSDDNGTGVTGAGIASGVITLASGTEPTNDGDDANTNSTLDFGVVPQIDLDISKTLEGAPPSNVTAGSTAVFDIVVTNNGPLTATDVRVQDVIPSGLTFVRTQNGPAGMSQNVNGSSLEVILGTIPASGQLSFQVVTTVDVDGLTNITNTATVTGAEFDFDTSNNSSDADVIVDPDFDIVVDKTVDNATVQPTDTVTYTVTLTNDGPSSADGVVLSDIVPTGLTFVSGTMNGNAATLSGSTVTFPAITVGAGAANAVTATLVFTVDALAVGQITNTASVPDMSADGENDISNNSDDAVITVTPDFDIVVDKTADVTTVRPGDTVVYTVTLTNDGPSTADDVVLTDVIPSGLTLVSAVMNGTNGTVTGSNITFPGVSIASGVANAVTATLTFTVDSDASGTIDNTASVPDMSADGENDITNNSDDASITVMPVFDIVVDKTADVTNAQPNDTVTYTVTLTNNGPSTATNVVLSDAVPAGLTFVSGTLNGQAGTLNGSTVSFPAVSIDNGTANALTATLTFTVNSDATGQIVNTASVPDMSADGESDVTNNSDNATLTIDPDFDVVVDKTVDNATPRPNETIVYTVTLTNEGPSAATNVVLTDVVPTGLTFVSGTLDGVAGTLSNGIVTFPGVSIDSGTANAKVATLTFTVNAGATGQITNTASVPDMAAAGENDITNNSDTAAVTVQPDFDIIVDKTVNNATPAPGSTVTYTVTVTNEGPSLASDVVLSDAVPTGLTFVSGTMNGQAATLTGSNITFPAMDVLAGTGNALTATLTFTVNGTASGQIVNTAQVPDLSADGENDVTNNSDDAVITVTPVADIVVTKTVDKANAEIGDSLQYTITVTNNGPSPAASVQAVDTLPAGVTFVSGTGPNNTTLSATNGVVTVNGGTLASGASFSFTINATVNTGVTADQVNTVTVSSSTSDSNTANNTATATTDVDPATSRIDGFVFVDANNNNVFDAGETPVQGVQIQLTGTDAFGNTVNLTDTTDANGQYSFENLLAGSAYRLQRIDRPSNLRDGGEQAGTNATSTINDVDNVFASLGLDEQTSAEDFNFGLLTAALSKRDFLASS